The Microterricola viridarii nucleotide sequence GTCTCGAACTTATGTTCGATAAAGTCAATCGGCGCTCAGCGGATGAAGCCGGCCTGCACCCGTCCGCCTGCGCCGTGCAGTTCGCGTGCCTCGCGCGGCGCTCCCGCGGATAGCGGCGAGGGTATCCCCACGTCGGCTTGAGGGAGCTTGCGACCGACGCCGTGAGCCGCGCGGCGGGCACAGGCGTTCGCGTGTTCAGAAGGGCGGGGTGTCGGCGAAGCGAGCGGGCGGTTCGAGCGCGGATGCTGATTCGGAATCCGGTGGCCCTGTATGGGGTGGTGCATGCTGGAGGCGGGACGGCATGGTCCTGTACTCGCGTCCGCCCGGCGAGACCCACCTCAGGTTCCCGCCGCCAACCTGCTCGACCCGCCAGCGGGAGTTGTGCTTGAGCCGGTGGTGCTTCTTGCACAACACGGCCAGGTTCTCCTCGACGGTCAGCCCGCCGTCCTCGAACGCCCGGGTGTGGTCGGTCTCGGAACGCTCCGCCTTGCGGGTGCAGCCGGGGAACCGGCACGTCTCGTCCCGGTACAGGATCCAACGCCGCAGGGACGCGGACAGCCGGTACTGGGTCGGGTCCAGCTGCAGCGGGGTCCCGTCAAGCGGGTCGGTGAGGATCCGGTGCAATGTCGGGGCCTGCGCGACGAGCCGGCGGGCCGTGTCGGCGTCGATCGGGCCGTAGCCGTGCAGCTCGGCCGGCTCCTCCGAGGTGTCGATCAGGGTGTCGATGCCGATGGTGAGTTTCGGGACGGCGACGAACACCTCGGGGCGGGCGAACGCCAGCGTCGGGATGTGGGTCTGGCCGTCCTCGGCTGGGAGGGCGAGGAGCAGCTCGGCGGCGATGTCCGCCTCCAGCTGGGCATGTGTGCCCGAGCCGAGGATGCCGTCCGCGGTCTCGCCC carries:
- a CDS encoding HNH endonuclease signature motif containing protein, with product METQPTQAPNAGFDPVLDECLAALGSGASAECVLQADRYRRIDEAVRRAVAIADPLGGRPSLDEQFARRSITAELALILRVHERTMVGLIYEATQLCGMFTTTLAELSAGTITVQHAREILAAAVFLPPAVHARFEREALVKARTMNVSAFHRAVTRLRDRLHPDALEARASKSRADRRLVFEPDADGMAWLHLYLEAEKALAISTRVGDLATEAQREAAQGAEGMDVETGETADGILGSGTHAQLEADIAAELLLALPAEDGQTHIPTLAFARPEVFVAVPKLTIGIDTLIDTSEEPAELHGYGPIDADTARRLVAQAPTLHRILTDPLDGTPLQLDPTQYRLSASLRRWILYRDETCRFPGCTRKAERSETDHTRAFEDGGLTVEENLAVLCKKHHRLKHNSRWRVEQVGGGNLRWVSPGGREYRTMPSRLQHAPPHTGPPDSESASALEPPARFADTPPF